The following nucleotide sequence is from Eremothecium cymbalariae DBVPG#7215 chromosome 6, complete sequence.
AGTATGTTAAGAAGAATGGTGTTGAAcaattattatatatttttgcGGCAGCTGCTGAACGGGATGGTGATCCTCTTTACTGGGGAGATGAGTTAGAGTATATGATGTGTATCGTTGATGATGTTGCGGAGGAGGCCAGGCTCACGGTGCATCATGAGGCAGTGATTGGAGAGCTTAATGGTGAGTATAAGGGGGAATGTGAGGATTTGAatgttcattttcatcctGAGTATGGGAGGTATATGTTGGAGGCAACACCTTTGGTTCCGTATAAGGGTTTCAACCCTACGGAGGTGGAAGAGAATATGCTTGCGAGGCGTCAAGTTGCATCTGCGAAGTTATGTAGGGCTAATGTAACACCGTTGTCCATAACAGTGTTCCCGAGGATGGGTTGTTCGGATTTCAGTGATATAGAGGATGCCTGGTCACACAAGAACTCGGCTAGTCGATCGCTTTACTTACCTGATGAGATTATAAACAGCCATGTGCGATTCCCCACGTTGACTGCCAATATCAGGACCCGGCGTGGCGAGAAAGTTTGCATCAATATCCCAATGTATCGTGATGAAAGAACCCCTGCTGACGATGATACAGTTTACACTAGAGATTGGTTTCCGAGGGAGGATGCTGAGTCCGTTGTTGCGAGTAAGCCAGGACACGTTTATCTGGATGCTATGGGTTTTGGGATGGGGTGTTCTTGTCTACAGCTAACGTTTTCAGCTccaaatttgaagaaagccAGGTATTTGTATGATTCCCTAACCAATTTTGCCCCAATCTTCCTTTCTGTGTCTGCAGCGTCGCCATTCTTTAAGGGTTGGTTGGTGGATCAGGATGTTCGTTGGAATGTTATATCTGGCGCTGTGGATGATCGTACACCATATGAACGCGATATGGAACCACTGCTCCCTGAAGTCAACGGGCTGTATGGAGGTATTGCAGAAGACAGGACTTCGAGCACCCAACGTAATCCAAAGTCTCGGTATAGCACGGTTGCTCTATATTTGGGTGGGAACGATTTTTACTCCTCTGAATtgaatgatattgatgTTCCCATAAATACCGATGTATTTGAGAAGCTACAGCATAATGATATATACAGCATTGATCAAGATTTAGCGCGTCATTTTTCTCACTTGTTCACTAGGGACCCCTTGGTTATTTTCACTGAGTTGTTGGATCAGCAAAATCACATCGATATAAATCATTTTGAGAATATTCAATCCACTAACTGGCAGAGTTTAAGGTTCAAACCCCCATCTCAGGATGCTACTCCTGACAACGTTACTGCTACTGGTTGGAGAGTGGAATTCAGGACCATGGAATCTCAGATTacagattttgaaaatgcaGCATTGGCGACGTTCATTTACTTGGTTGTAGAATGTTTGTTGACATTCGACGATGACATTAATGCATATATACCGATTTCAAGAACGCTGGAAAATATGGGCCTGGCTCATAATCGTGGCAGCATTATAACTACAAAATTCTACTGGAAAAATGACTTTTCACCGGATGCAGACTCCTCAGCAAGCATGTATACCATTGACGAAATTTTTCACAGTACCAAAAACGGTATTTTTGCTCTATTCATTGATCGCATCTTAAAACATAAAGGTTATATTGCAAACAGCTGGGTAGAATTGGCCAGTTCTGATATTCCAAAGATTCGAaggttatattattatttaaagtTGATCTCTGATAGAACAAGGGGCAAATTGCCTAATGCTGCGGAATATATGCGcaattttgttttaaaaaacccTGCATATCAGAAGGATTCTAGAATTAACAAGAAGATTAATTATGAATTGTTGCGAACGTCATTAAGGTTAGCTCTTTTGGATAACTCTCATGGGGAGGTTACTGAATACTTTGGCGAAGAAATTGGAAACTACATCTTGCAAAATGGGTTGTGAGTTGGTTGGTGGTCTATAAAATTACGTTTTCCAGATGTAATTTTTTTCGTGCACTCTCTTCAATcatttgataaattatgatattaaagacaattttaattttggtTTAATATAAACATACAAACTTATATGTAatattctatatatatatatatatatatacttccACATTTAGTAACTCTTTGTTGTACATTTTCACAAGACCTATACTTTCGTTGAAAATTTCACATTAGTCCAACATTGGAATTGTGGCAAACAGATACTAAAAATActatatatgcatatattCACAGGTCTCTTAATATATCTCTAATCCTATCCTGACTTGCTAATTCCATACCCCAATAATCCATATGTATGCTTCCTCTTCCTTTGGTCAACATTCGTAGCTTATTCATATATGACACCATCTCTCTAAGTGGAGCTCGTGCTCTAATAACCTTATTAATTTGCGCTTCCTCATTGATTTTGGCTAGGAGCAATGTAGGATCAGAGGGCAAGTACTGCCTTTTGGCTATCTCATTAAAACTGTTACTGGTGTTACCTAAATTTAAGTTTGATCCCCAGTCATGCTCGTCTTCAattgaaagaatatttgcGTTCCGTGCACTAGACAAGTCTTGAACAACATTACCAAGATCTTGCTGCTGTGTAATAACTTCAAGATCCATTATTGGTTCTAAAATAGAATAGCAGTTCTCAGGAAAATTATTAAACGAACTAACAATAATTGATCGAGATAAATGCAGGATTGGTGAAACTGAGGTGGAATCCGTGGGTATTTCCCAATTACCACTTATGCGCACAACACATGAATGAAGTGGGAAGTTGCAGATTTTACCACCTTTTTGAAGGCCTACAATGCAACTTGGAATCAATGCATTTATGATAGATTCATAAGGTATTTGAAATGGCCAATTGTTCTTATGATATTTGTGATGTTTTTCCATTACCAGATAGTTGTTGTCCCCAAGCGGATACCAGGATTCACCTTTTTGTGGGCGCTCTTTGGATATTTGATCCAACGGCTCAACTTGAATTGTCAAAGAATATCCATCTTCTGTGCTAACAGTTTTTGCTTCTGATTTGGCACTAATAGTTTCCTTATATGAAACTACAACTTTACCCACAGAAATTGCagctttgaattctttcAACAATCTATCAGTGGCTATTTCTAAATGCAATTCACCCATACCGTTGAGCAGTGTCTGCCCCGTCTCTTCATCTCTGGTAACAACCAATGAGGGATCTTCCCTACATATCTGGGACAAGGATTCATCCATGGCTGCTTTATTCCCAAGGGTTTTTGGCTCTATTGCCACGCTAAACACAGGAGGTGGAATTTCAATCGGATGAATACGTAAAGTCAATTCTGTGTTCTTGTTTAAAGATCTTAGGCCATCCTTTTTAGTAGTATGAGCAAGAATAGTGTCACCAGTTCTAACATGTTCAGAAACATTACTCCCTACTAGAACACCCAGTTCACCTGGATATAAAgatttgatttcttcaGGAACGTTGGCGTGCATGCGTACCAGTTTGCCTAACTTAAACTTAACATTTGTAGTGGAATTATAAACTGTATATCCACTATTCAGGACTCCTGAATAAACTCTAATAAAGATCATCGTGCCCCTGATTGCATCTGTAATTACTTTGAAGGCCATAGCAATACATAAATTgctgttattattaatcaATATTCCCATCTTTGGATCACTATGTATTGGGACATCTTTTCGGTTAAATTCAGGAACTTTGGCTTCCAGCGGTGATGGCAAATAATTAACAATTGCATCCAACAGCGGTTGAACACCTATATTCTTGAAAGAGGCCCCACATAATATCGGAGTTGCATAATGTGCCAACGTTGCATCACGGATACctttatttaatatatcagGAGGAACCTTCAGATAATCACCATCCGCAGCTTCTAAAAAGTACTCCACTAGAGTTTCGTCCACCTCACTTAAGGTTTCAACCAGAGATTCCCTACATTTTACTAGCTCTTCATAACAGTCATGGTCTTCGGTAATTGATGACACTTCGATTTTATCTGGATCGTTTAGATCCCAGGTTAATTGTTTTGCATTTacaacatccaaaacaCCTGCAAAAACCAGCTGTTTGGTATCAGTGTCAGTTTTGAATATCGGAGTATTTATCAGCAGCGGTcttgttttcattttaatCATTAGTTCCTTTACAGTTCTGCTGTATCCAGCACCAACTCTATCCATCTTATTAATAAAGCACAGCTTTGGGACTCCCTTAGATTGCTTCCAAACCTTCTCCGTCTGAGCCTCCACGCCTGCTACAGCATCTAAAATAGTTACACAACCATCGAGTACCTTTAAGGATCTAATAACCTCAAATGTGAAATCTGCATGTCCAGGTGTATCTATCAAATTAATGTTATACAATTTCTGCCAGTTAAATGAGATAGCTGCACTTTGAATAGTAATACCCCTAGTTCTTTCTTGGGGTAGAAAGTCTGTAATTGTGTCTCCTTGATCAACATTACCTATCCTGTTGGTCTTACCACTGTAGTATAACATTCTTTCAGTTGTGGTAGTTTTACCGGCATCGATATGGGCAATAATCCCAATATTCCTCACCTTGCTGATATCTGCAGAAGTGGATATCAACCTGCGAAATAGTCGGAAGTGCATGACGGCTTAGTTGTGCCTCAAAGTCATGTTGGTAGCATATTATTGAACCCTTCTTAAtaaagttattgaaaaatttttgacgGCATTCAGTTACAGTTCCAATAGATAAGACATCGATTGACAGAATCATCAAGCCCAAACATAGAAAGTCTTGCTGCTAATCATCTAAATATTCCAATAATGAGTActaatttcaatattacAAAGACTTATCTAAAGtttttagaagatgataacGAAATGACAATGCCGATTGCTGCCATTGAAGCATTGGTTACTATGTTAAAAGTTAAGAATCCAAGTACGTCAGCGGAGATGATCAACTCAGTAAAATCATCTACTTTAGAATTAACAACCTCCATCCCAAATTCGATATCCTTAAGAGCTGGttgtgatatttttatgAGATTTGTGTTAAAGAACACCCATTTGTATGGTGACTGGGAAAGCTGTAAGCAACATTTAAT
It contains:
- the GSH1 gene encoding glutamate--cysteine ligase (similar to Ashbya gossypii AFR086C) — its product is MGLLTSGTPLPWGDSRKYIEYVKKNGVEQLLYIFAAAAERDGDPLYWGDELEYMMCIVDDVAEEARLTVHHEAVIGELNGEYKGECEDLNVHFHPEYGRYMLEATPLVPYKGFNPTEVEENMLARRQVASAKLCRANVTPLSITVFPRMGCSDFSDIEDAWSHKNSASRSLYLPDEIINSHVRFPTLTANIRTRRGEKVCINIPMYRDERTPADDDTVYTRDWFPREDAESVVASKPGHVYLDAMGFGMGCSCLQLTFSAPNLKKARYLYDSLTNFAPIFLSVSAASPFFKGWLVDQDVRWNVISGAVDDRTPYERDMEPLLPEVNGLYGGIAEDRTSSTQRNPKSRYSTVALYLGGNDFYSSELNDIDVPINTDVFEKLQHNDIYSIDQDLARHFSHLFTRDPLVIFTELLDQQNHIDINHFENIQSTNWQSLRFKPPSQDATPDNVTATGWRVEFRTMESQITDFENAALATFIYLVVECLLTFDDDINAYIPISRTLENMGLAHNRGSIITTKFYWKNDFSPDADSSASMYTIDEIFHSTKNGIFALFIDRILKHKGYIANSWVELASSDIPKIRRLYYYLKLISDRTRGKLPNAAEYMRNFVLKNPAYQKDSRINKKINYELLRTSLRLALLDNSHGEVTEYFGEEIGNYILQNGL
- the MEF2 gene encoding mitochondrial elongation factor MEF2 (similar to Ashbya gossypii AFR085W); its protein translation is MHFRLFRRLISTSADISKVRNIGIIAHIDAGKTTTTERMLYYSGKTNRIGNVDQGDTITDFLPQERTRGITIQSAAISFNWQKLYNINLIDTPGHADFTFEVIRSLKVLDGCVTILDAVAGVEAQTEKVWKQSKGVPKLCFINKMDRVGAGYSRTVKELMIKMKTRPLLINTPIFKTDTDTKQLVFAGVLDVVNAKQLTWDLNDPDKIEVSSITEDHDCYEELVKCRESLVETLSEVDETLVEYFLEAADGDYLKVPPDILNKGIRDATLAHYATPILCGASFKNIGVQPLLDAIVNYLPSPLEAKVPEFNRKDVPIHSDPKMGILINNNSNLCIAMAFKVITDAIRGTMIFIRVYSGVLNSGYTVYNSTTNVKFKLGKLVRMHANVPEEIKSLYPGELGVLVGSNVSEHVRTGDTILAHTTKKDGLRSLNKNTELTLRIHPIEIPPPVFSVAIEPKTLGNKAAMDESLSQICREDPSLVVTRDEETGQTLLNGMGELHLEIATDRLLKEFKAAISVGKVVVSYKETISAKSEAKTVSTEDGYSLTIQVEPLDQISKERPQKGESWYPLGDNNYLVMEKHHKYHKNNWPFQIPYESIINALIPSCIVGLQKGGKICNFPLHSCVVRISGNWEIPTDSTSVSPILHLSRSIIVSSFNNFPENCYSILEPIMDLEVITQQQDLGNVVQDLSSARNANILSIEDEHDWGSNLNLGNTSNSFNEIAKRQYLPSDPTLLLAKINEEAQINKVIRARAPLREMVSYMNKLRMLTKGRGSIHMDYWGMELASQDRIRDILRDL